A single Candidatus Anaeroferrophillus wilburensis DNA region contains:
- a CDS encoding adenosylcobinamide amidohydrolase, which yields MTTDLCCKTAWWRLVVVLFLLVLLSTAAGAGEFPLTVTDDAGCRVTIPAAPRRIVSLVPGVTEILVALGAEERLVGITLHDRMPASAAAAPRIVGGYASPSLSLVKELQPELVFTSSLHRVLKEKLSGAGCRVVEMHTDSIADAYDDMRLIGRLVDADDAAAALVDQLKQELALVHRKLTRVPAGERRRVMRLMGREVAMSPGDDSFQNELIAAAGGIPPTWGRNGAVVMIGQQEFQRFNPQFLYGCDGDRLLVEKLRQEEGWNQVAAVVSGDIRFFPCDLTCRASVNMGAFVAWLASSIYPELFSDPDKQVLSEAVIGSRSLELDLAYVSRAQVLESTLADSTHRTLVVDLAEPMTVLSTLEGMSDGVRTVGNHFVPPPAWELLHQLGAETFERRAVTLLGRDPDHTSLLITGADMRNLAVQRETFRELTVYALVTAGVRSNAMRQGAEEGYYYEPGTINIVLLTNRRLSPRAMTRAMISATEGKTAALQDLDIRSSKDPGRLQATGTGTDNIIVVEGRGSVLHKTGGHSKMGELIARAVYQGVMEAVSRQNKMQAGRSVFHRLQERGLSVNDFLRACRFKVGVETKGLASALEELLLEPRYRAFVETAMAVSDAWERGQVADLGSFRDWCRQLAGEIAGRPVTAVPAYYVGETIPEPLQLALESLLAGCLDSTSAPGDV from the coding sequence ATGACGACCGATCTGTGTTGCAAAACTGCCTGGTGGCGTCTCGTTGTGGTATTATTCCTGCTGGTCTTGCTGTCCACTGCGGCGGGGGCAGGAGAGTTTCCCCTGACGGTCACCGATGATGCCGGTTGCCGAGTTACCATTCCGGCAGCCCCCCGGCGGATTGTCTCCCTGGTCCCCGGGGTGACCGAGATTCTTGTTGCTTTGGGGGCCGAGGAGCGGTTGGTGGGGATCACCCTCCATGACCGTATGCCGGCATCAGCAGCGGCTGCTCCCCGGATTGTCGGCGGGTATGCGTCCCCGTCGCTTTCTCTGGTCAAAGAGCTGCAGCCGGAGTTGGTTTTTACCTCCTCCCTGCATCGTGTTTTAAAAGAAAAGCTTTCTGGAGCAGGGTGCCGGGTGGTGGAGATGCACACCGATTCCATCGCCGATGCCTATGATGATATGCGTCTGATCGGCCGCCTTGTGGATGCTGATGATGCGGCGGCGGCGCTGGTGGACCAGCTCAAGCAGGAATTGGCACTGGTGCACCGGAAGCTGACACGTGTCCCTGCCGGCGAGCGGCGGCGGGTTATGCGGCTGATGGGCCGGGAGGTGGCGATGTCCCCCGGCGATGATTCCTTTCAAAATGAACTGATTGCCGCCGCCGGCGGCATTCCGCCGACCTGGGGCCGGAATGGAGCGGTGGTCATGATTGGCCAGCAGGAGTTTCAGCGGTTTAATCCTCAATTTCTCTACGGTTGTGATGGCGATCGCCTGTTGGTGGAAAAACTGCGCCAGGAAGAAGGTTGGAACCAAGTCGCAGCGGTAGTTTCCGGGGATATCCGTTTTTTCCCTTGCGACCTTACCTGCCGTGCTTCCGTTAACATGGGGGCATTTGTTGCCTGGCTGGCATCCTCCATCTACCCGGAACTTTTCAGCGATCCTGACAAGCAGGTCCTGTCAGAGGCGGTTATCGGCAGCAGGTCGCTTGAACTGGATCTGGCTTACGTTTCCCGGGCACAGGTGCTGGAGTCCACCCTGGCTGATTCTACCCACCGGACGCTGGTTGTTGATCTGGCTGAACCGATGACCGTTTTGTCCACCCTGGAGGGAATGAGTGACGGGGTCAGGACGGTGGGCAATCACTTTGTGCCGCCGCCGGCCTGGGAGCTGCTGCATCAGTTGGGGGCGGAAACCTTTGAGCGCCGGGCGGTCACGTTGCTTGGTCGTGATCCTGATCACACCAGCCTGCTGATTACCGGTGCTGATATGCGCAATCTGGCTGTTCAACGGGAAACGTTTCGGGAGCTGACGGTCTATGCCCTGGTGACCGCCGGGGTTCGATCCAATGCCATGCGCCAGGGTGCTGAAGAGGGGTATTATTACGAGCCCGGCACCATCAATATCGTGTTGCTTACCAACCGCCGTTTGAGTCCCCGGGCCATGACCCGGGCGATGATCAGCGCCACGGAAGGGAAAACGGCAGCTCTTCAGGATCTTGATATTCGCAGCAGTAAAGACCCCGGCCGGCTGCAGGCCACCGGTACCGGGACTGATAATATTATCGTGGTTGAGGGCCGTGGATCGGTGCTTCATAAAACCGGCGGCCACAGTAAAATGGGGGAACTGATTGCCAGGGCGGTCTATCAGGGGGTCATGGAAGCTGTCAGCCGGCAAAACAAGATGCAGGCAGGACGGTCAGTTTTTCATCGGCTGCAGGAGCGGGGGCTTTCGGTGAATGATTTTCTCAGAGCGTGCCGCTTCAAGGTAGGTGTGGAAACAAAAGGGCTGGCAAGCGCACTGGAAGAACTGCTGCTTGAACCGCGATACAGGGCGTTCGTGGAGACTGCCATGGCGGTCAGTGATGCCTGGGAGCGGGGGCAGGTCGCCGATCTGGGATCATTTCGTGACTGGTGCCGGCAGCTGGCCGGCGAAATCGCCGGACGGCCAGTAACAGCCGTGCCGGCGTATTATGTCGGGGAGACTATTCCTGAACCGCTGCAGCTGGCCCTGGAGTCGCTGCTGGCTGGCTGCCTGGATAGCACCAGCGCACCAGGCGATGTCTGA
- a CDS encoding TonB-dependent receptor produces the protein MLGNWLDRRRGIVVLASIVLVFMAVMPGYGVEPPQKMDEIVVTASRVEEPLRDVAGKVEIIDAEDILHSSAAYVDELLVEQGIGHIHKYPGNLSRVEVRGFLSPMSSEGFSSNILFLVDGRRAGTVNMAKIPVTNVERIEIIKGSASAVYGSEAMGGVINIITRKGKGSPSGSVGGTLGSDRLVRGTAELQGEYKGFDFFVSGARESRDDYKTADDGDYANTAYDSQELNVTLGYTFLDHHRLGMSYSKVDNWDIGNPGPFERIAADQYSEKNLESIDVSYDGAAPDKGLAWKLRYYDVASDDYFTYPSWDYGYYRTEREIDSDGLQLQGSWQGRYQRLTLGADWDEQEVVNRQIPSGTPYNVNGEYEDLGIYVEDKIFLWQEKILISLGLRYDNYDLQTAGTQGYDTLTTKSETLDVWCPRFGIVYRLTNDLRMRAAAGKGYHIPSASQMASDFYSTGWYQDGDGNWQTYSVHYLGDSGLDPEKNWNYEAGIDFAKKGLYLSANVFYIDYDDKIIDDAYVDPDTGESISTYKNTTGALIRGIEGEASWDLGAWFDWQWQVEPFAAFVYLDEYKDLESRENLRYVSEKSGRLGLRLADNHGFRSQLQLVYHGPHFMQDWNVYPVAVVEKGGFTVASFTVGKHFSLPSSYVKGLELTAAIDNLFDRNYSFINGYPMAGRSYKAGVRFNF, from the coding sequence ATGTTGGGAAACTGGTTGGATCGGAGAAGAGGAATCGTTGTTCTGGCAAGCATAGTTCTGGTTTTCATGGCCGTGATGCCTGGTTACGGGGTTGAGCCGCCGCAGAAAATGGATGAGATCGTGGTTACCGCCAGCCGGGTGGAGGAACCACTCAGGGATGTGGCCGGCAAAGTAGAGATTATCGATGCCGAGGATATTCTCCACTCATCGGCGGCCTATGTTGATGAACTGTTGGTGGAGCAGGGAATTGGTCATATCCATAAATATCCTGGCAATCTTTCTCGGGTTGAGGTTCGAGGATTTCTCTCTCCCATGTCGAGCGAAGGATTCAGCAGTAATATCCTTTTTCTTGTTGATGGCCGGCGGGCCGGAACGGTCAATATGGCCAAAATTCCGGTGACCAATGTGGAAAGGATTGAGATCATCAAAGGTTCGGCTTCGGCAGTCTATGGCTCGGAGGCCATGGGGGGGGTAATTAACATCATTACCCGTAAAGGCAAAGGTTCCCCAAGCGGATCAGTAGGAGGGACACTAGGCAGTGACCGCCTGGTGCGCGGGACCGCTGAACTGCAGGGAGAATATAAAGGGTTTGACTTTTTTGTCAGCGGCGCCCGCGAAAGTCGGGACGATTATAAAACCGCTGATGACGGTGATTATGCCAATACCGCCTATGACAGCCAGGAATTGAACGTAACCCTGGGATATACATTTCTGGATCATCATCGCCTGGGGATGAGCTACAGCAAGGTTGACAATTGGGATATCGGCAATCCCGGCCCTTTTGAGCGGATCGCTGCTGACCAGTACTCGGAAAAAAACCTGGAGTCGATTGACGTTTCTTATGATGGTGCTGCCCCTGACAAGGGGTTGGCCTGGAAGCTGCGCTATTATGATGTGGCTTCCGATGACTATTTCACCTATCCATCCTGGGATTACGGCTACTATAGAACTGAACGGGAGATTGACAGCGATGGCCTGCAGCTTCAGGGCAGCTGGCAGGGCCGCTATCAGCGGCTGACCCTGGGAGCAGATTGGGACGAACAGGAAGTTGTCAATCGGCAGATACCTTCTGGGACCCCCTATAATGTCAATGGTGAATATGAAGACCTGGGGATTTATGTGGAGGATAAAATTTTTCTCTGGCAGGAGAAAATTCTTATTTCTCTCGGCTTGCGCTATGACAATTATGATCTGCAAACCGCTGGCACCCAGGGATATGATACCCTGACGACCAAAAGTGAAACCCTTGATGTCTGGTGCCCTCGCTTTGGCATTGTCTATCGGCTTACTAATGATCTGCGTATGCGGGCAGCCGCCGGCAAAGGCTATCATATCCCCTCCGCATCACAAATGGCCTCTGATTTTTATTCCACCGGCTGGTATCAGGACGGCGATGGCAACTGGCAGACCTATTCAGTTCATTATCTGGGTGACAGCGGTCTCGATCCGGAAAAAAACTGGAATTATGAAGCAGGTATTGATTTTGCCAAAAAAGGTCTGTACCTGAGCGCCAACGTTTTTTATATTGACTATGACGATAAAATTATTGACGACGCCTACGTCGATCCTGATACTGGTGAAAGCATCAGTACCTATAAAAACACCACCGGGGCGCTGATCAGGGGAATCGAAGGGGAGGCCTCCTGGGATTTGGGTGCCTGGTTTGATTGGCAATGGCAGGTGGAGCCCTTTGCCGCCTTTGTGTATCTGGATGAATATAAAGATCTGGAAAGCCGCGAAAATCTTCGTTATGTCAGTGAAAAAAGCGGCCGGTTGGGCCTGCGGCTGGCGGATAACCATGGCTTTCGCAGCCAATTGCAGCTCGTTTACCATGGCCCCCATTTTATGCAGGATTGGAATGTTTACCCGGTGGCAGTGGTGGAGAAGGGCGGTTTTACGGTGGCCAGTTTCACCGTGGGCAAGCATTTCAGTCTTCCTTCCTCCTATGTCAAAGGGCTTGAACTGACGGCCGCGATCGATAATCTTTTTGACAGGAATTATTCTTTTATTAACGGTTATCCCATGGCTGGCAGGAGTTATAAGGCCGGGGTGCGTTTTAATTTTTAA
- a CDS encoding NHL repeat-containing protein — MTTAAGGEHTPSYEARCLQVITTDDRGSSLSYPSRLYYDRHEDEIYALCEGGSKIIIYTSDFFPVASIGSGRGFTHAKSCSTANNQLYLCISDDTGGHLQILDRALLPSGKIFFSGFKNADAFQPFRAEIIDNHIYVTGNGGDGVLIADLEGRWQQAMVPLTMHLGIREKAPIETFAIDAPGNRIYLLSEEMGKIFVFSLSGRFLYDFGEKGGSSGKLSRPRGIALDQQRNLVYIVDYMRHSISVYSDKGDYLFEFGGKGYSRGWLAHPSDLCVDGQGRLWVADTFNQRLQVFSIVEK, encoded by the coding sequence GTGACCACCGCTGCGGGAGGGGAGCATACCCCTTCTTATGAGGCACGCTGCCTGCAGGTTATTACCACCGATGACCGCGGCAGCTCCTTATCCTATCCCAGCAGACTTTATTATGACCGGCATGAGGATGAAATCTATGCCCTCTGCGAGGGCGGCAGCAAGATCATCATCTACACCTCCGATTTTTTTCCGGTTGCCTCCATTGGCAGTGGACGTGGATTTACCCACGCCAAGAGCTGCAGCACTGCCAACAATCAACTCTACCTTTGCATTAGCGATGATACCGGAGGCCATCTGCAGATCCTTGACCGGGCTTTGCTGCCGTCTGGAAAGATCTTTTTTTCCGGCTTCAAAAACGCTGACGCCTTTCAACCCTTCCGGGCCGAAATCATCGATAACCACATCTATGTGACGGGAAATGGCGGTGATGGGGTCCTGATTGCCGACCTTGAAGGCCGTTGGCAGCAGGCCATGGTACCACTTACCATGCACTTGGGCATCCGGGAAAAAGCCCCCATCGAAACCTTTGCCATTGATGCCCCCGGAAACAGAATTTATCTCCTCAGTGAAGAAATGGGCAAAATTTTTGTTTTTTCCCTCTCCGGCAGATTTCTCTATGACTTCGGTGAAAAGGGCGGCTCATCCGGCAAGCTCTCACGCCCGCGGGGCATTGCCCTCGACCAGCAGCGAAACCTGGTCTACATCGTTGATTACATGCGCCACAGCATCAGTGTCTATAGCGACAAAGGAGACTACCTTTTTGAATTCGGCGGCAAGGGATACAGCAGGGGCTGGCTGGCGCACCCGTCCGATCTCTGCGTCGACGGCCAGGGCAGGCTGTGGGTAGCCGATACCTTCAACCAGCGGCTACAGGTTTTCAGCATCGTTGAAAAGTGA
- a CDS encoding cytochrome C, whose protein sequence is MGKKWISIVFAMLLVAILATPSLAASSDLLATDCIKCHTKAVEDIATSGGLHQTAVSCLDCHVEHPPKGENAIPQCAQCHAPGEKAHYQVANCITCHYPHRPLKMDLDDAGAEVKPVCLTCHDNEGQEMASYPSKHAELNCTECHPQHAMFQDCLQCHEPHSSEMAYQDCLRCHKPHMPTVVKYDQEIPSPFCGSCHENELATLASNQTKHHELLCVYCHKSQHKTVPECVTCHGEPHGAGMHKKFPDCLTCHIDAHALTSK, encoded by the coding sequence ATGGGCAAAAAATGGATCAGTATAGTTTTCGCAATGCTCCTGGTGGCAATCCTCGCCACGCCCTCGCTTGCTGCGTCAAGCGACCTGCTGGCAACGGACTGCATCAAGTGTCATACCAAGGCTGTAGAAGATATTGCCACCAGCGGCGGCCTGCACCAGACGGCGGTCAGCTGCCTCGACTGCCACGTTGAACACCCGCCAAAGGGAGAGAATGCCATTCCCCAGTGCGCCCAGTGCCACGCACCGGGAGAAAAAGCCCACTACCAGGTGGCCAACTGCATCACCTGCCACTACCCACACCGCCCCCTCAAGATGGACTTGGACGATGCCGGTGCTGAAGTCAAGCCCGTCTGCCTCACCTGCCACGACAATGAAGGCCAGGAAATGGCCAGTTATCCGAGCAAACACGCTGAGCTCAACTGCACCGAATGCCATCCCCAGCATGCCATGTTTCAGGATTGCCTCCAGTGTCATGAACCTCACAGCAGCGAAATGGCCTACCAAGACTGCCTGAGATGCCACAAACCGCATATGCCGACCGTGGTAAAATACGACCAGGAAATTCCTTCTCCCTTCTGCGGCAGCTGCCATGAAAACGAACTGGCCACGCTGGCCAGCAATCAAACCAAACATCATGAACTCCTGTGCGTCTACTGTCACAAAAGCCAGCACAAGACTGTTCCAGAGTGTGTCACCTGCCACGGTGAACCCCATGGCGCCGGCATGCACAAAAAATTTCCTGACTGCCTGACTTGTCATATTGATGCCCATGCATTGACCAGCAAATAA
- a CDS encoding cytochrome C, with protein MKKSVNQKNLWTLICLLLVFLGCATVQETHEVEAAAKKQAANQNYPAELEAPGVYQQEVVPLTTLQCAQCHFSVFQNIKDRGGKHQLNCRECHQTFHLWRPSIAWQDVVPHCQDCHGEAHGPNFPDCLVCHADPHAPIASLENLDVLEKDCGNCHGKQKADVDTYKSAHTDVACSECHHTRHGYKPNCVECHETPHTAYSDNAGCTGCHPVHAPREIHYAEDTGNRVCAGCHEKITTTLKNSPSKHAKLQCVFCHAQTHGVIPECSKCHGTPHSEAMLGRFKNNCSECHGEPHALTLPGH; from the coding sequence ATGAAAAAGTCAGTAAACCAAAAAAATCTATGGACACTCATCTGTCTTTTGCTCGTCTTTCTGGGCTGTGCCACTGTCCAGGAAACCCATGAGGTCGAGGCGGCGGCAAAAAAACAGGCGGCGAACCAAAACTATCCGGCAGAACTGGAAGCCCCGGGCGTCTATCAGCAGGAGGTCGTCCCGCTGACCACGCTGCAGTGCGCCCAGTGTCACTTCAGTGTTTTTCAGAATATCAAGGATCGCGGTGGCAAGCATCAGCTTAACTGCCGCGAGTGCCACCAAACCTTCCACTTATGGCGACCAAGCATTGCTTGGCAGGATGTCGTTCCCCACTGCCAGGATTGCCATGGGGAAGCCCATGGCCCCAATTTTCCCGACTGCCTGGTCTGTCATGCCGACCCCCATGCGCCGATCGCCAGCCTGGAAAACCTTGATGTGCTGGAAAAAGACTGCGGCAACTGCCATGGCAAGCAGAAAGCTGATGTCGATACCTACAAAAGTGCCCACACCGACGTTGCCTGCAGTGAGTGCCACCACACCCGGCATGGTTATAAACCCAACTGCGTGGAATGCCATGAAACACCCCACACAGCCTATAGCGACAATGCCGGCTGTACGGGCTGCCACCCGGTTCATGCCCCCCGGGAAATCCATTACGCCGAGGACACCGGCAATCGCGTCTGCGCCGGCTGCCATGAAAAGATCACCACCACCCTTAAAAACAGCCCCAGCAAACACGCAAAACTGCAGTGCGTATTCTGCCATGCTCAAACCCACGGGGTGATTCCCGAGTGCAGCAAATGTCATGGCACACCCCATTCCGAGGCAATGCTGGGCCGCTTCAAAAACAACTGCAGTGAATGCCACGGCGAGCCCCATGCCCTGACACTGCCGGGACATTAA
- a CDS encoding peptidyl-prolyl cis-trans isomerase has translation MLKRRWCSLLFLLLASLCLAGFFSPAESMAFSFGSPDTLAIINGTTYTTQDYLDWWREWREPGMTAAADPDDFIDWLLMAEEARQMRLFEKPRYLHKINIFLKSRSLMLLKQEEVDGRIVPPGNDRLRQEYDQRYQPIISLTLASLPDATAAAKVKELGTTDMTISEAITAAGFSGVPIRKQSHVRPLAVDESFKVLFADSGNRQQLFLLPQAAGCLLARVENITAGSDDDFARLKETIRTQLIKDQQQQLNTDLLARLRHKYQPVIDQEKLAALEPGSGQPADVVIKIGNLTITGDQVAALLTKEQRMRQGRTGTNTVNLESLKQQVVNNILAQTLVSLEALEHHYEEHPPFKQTFAFYCRHRLIKELEQEVIHPRATVAEVMVADAYARNRHQYLQPPLVEVAWVQTANPSLCELLDRQLGSGKDFFTVMTPYFPEATRSRTIPETKLPAEIRELVAGLQSGQTATHSTAGQEKIYVKLLQRHAPEPLPLVEVAEEIRTRLQEERFKSEKKHLAEQLRQRSTITVKEKTWKKLRKQLMEEHVD, from the coding sequence ATGTTGAAAAGACGTTGGTGCAGCCTGCTGTTCCTGCTGTTGGCCTCACTCTGTCTTGCCGGTTTCTTTTCCCCGGCCGAAAGCATGGCCTTTTCCTTCGGCAGTCCGGACACTTTGGCAATTATCAACGGCACCACGTATACCACCCAGGATTACCTTGACTGGTGGCGCGAGTGGCGGGAACCGGGAATGACAGCGGCCGCCGATCCGGATGACTTTATCGATTGGCTGCTGATGGCTGAAGAAGCCCGCCAGATGCGGCTTTTTGAAAAGCCACGCTACCTCCACAAAATCAATATCTTCCTCAAATCCCGTTCCCTGATGCTGCTGAAGCAGGAGGAGGTCGACGGCAGGATCGTCCCGCCCGGCAACGATCGTCTACGGCAAGAGTATGACCAGCGATACCAGCCGATCATCAGCCTTACCCTGGCCAGCCTGCCGGACGCGACTGCAGCAGCCAAGGTGAAAGAGCTGGGCACTACCGACATGACGATCAGCGAGGCGATCACCGCCGCTGGATTTTCGGGGGTACCCATCAGGAAACAGTCCCATGTGCGACCCCTGGCCGTTGACGAGTCTTTCAAAGTATTGTTCGCCGACAGCGGCAACCGGCAGCAGCTGTTTCTGCTGCCCCAGGCGGCGGGCTGCCTGCTGGCCAGGGTCGAAAACATCACTGCCGGCAGTGATGATGATTTTGCCCGGCTCAAAGAAACCATCCGCACGCAACTGATCAAGGACCAGCAGCAGCAGCTCAACACCGATCTGCTGGCCAGGCTGCGGCATAAATACCAGCCGGTCATCGATCAGGAAAAACTGGCAGCCCTTGAACCAGGCAGTGGACAACCGGCTGATGTAGTCATTAAAATCGGCAATCTGACAATCACCGGCGATCAAGTGGCGGCATTGCTCACCAAAGAGCAGCGGATGCGGCAAGGGAGAACGGGGACCAACACCGTTAACCTGGAGAGTCTGAAACAGCAGGTGGTCAACAATATCCTCGCCCAGACCCTGGTGAGTCTGGAAGCCCTGGAGCACCACTATGAAGAACACCCCCCATTCAAGCAAACCTTTGCCTTTTACTGCCGGCACCGGCTGATCAAGGAATTGGAGCAGGAAGTGATCCATCCCCGGGCAACCGTTGCTGAGGTAATGGTTGCAGACGCCTATGCCAGGAACCGGCACCAGTATCTCCAGCCTCCCCTGGTGGAAGTCGCCTGGGTGCAGACTGCCAACCCCTCGCTCTGTGAGCTGCTGGACCGACAGCTGGGCAGCGGTAAGGATTTTTTTACCGTCATGACCCCCTATTTCCCAGAAGCAACCAGGAGCCGGACCATACCGGAAACCAAGCTGCCGGCAGAGATCAGAGAGCTGGTTGCCGGCCTGCAGTCGGGCCAGACAGCCACACACAGTACAGCCGGACAGGAAAAGATCTACGTTAAGCTGCTCCAGCGCCATGCCCCGGAGCCTCTGCCCCTGGTGGAGGTCGCTGAGGAAATTCGCACACGGCTGCAGGAAGAACGGTTCAAAAGCGAGAAAAAACATCTGGCTGAACAATTGCGGCAACGGTCAACCATTACCGTCAAGGAAAAAACCTGGAAGAAACTGCGAAAGCAGCTGATGGAGGAACATGTTGATTAG
- a CDS encoding cytochrome c3 family protein, which yields MTKKLVATTVIFLMALVIGPSSAWSVGGQCADCHTMHDSQGGAAVAVGGPHDRLISATYSSTNPCLGCHGGDDYQSGDATPYVLGTNLLESDDLAGGNFAYHATGDAYVHNVLGSSVDDDATLAAVPPGYDSLNYPDPDAFVRYTGGTTTRLQCAGTYGCHGNATNSDPYDAISGAHHGNASGTLTTADTVGNSYRFLYGVMGIEDSDWENTADDADHNQYHGIHRTDDVSPDSATISYLCCQCHGDFHEAGASGGSPWTRHPTDFDLSEATGTEYASYNADNSYSIIAPVASDVTTDGEVEAVVLDESGEYDAIVTCLSCHRAHGSAYPDLLRWDYSAIDAGGGDGNVGCFICHTTKD from the coding sequence ATGACTAAAAAACTCGTAGCAACCACCGTGATCTTTTTAATGGCACTGGTGATCGGCCCCTCAAGTGCCTGGTCGGTAGGCGGACAGTGTGCCGATTGCCATACCATGCACGACAGCCAGGGGGGAGCTGCTGTAGCTGTTGGTGGTCCCCATGACAGGCTGATAAGCGCCACCTACAGCAGCACTAATCCGTGCCTCGGATGCCATGGTGGCGATGATTACCAAAGTGGCGATGCAACGCCTTATGTTTTAGGAACCAACCTTCTTGAGTCAGACGACCTGGCAGGAGGAAATTTTGCCTATCACGCAACTGGTGATGCCTACGTCCACAATGTTCTGGGCTCGTCTGTCGACGATGATGCCACTCTTGCAGCCGTTCCGCCGGGCTATGACAGCCTCAACTACCCTGATCCGGATGCATTTGTCAGATATACGGGCGGCACAACTACTCGGCTGCAGTGCGCCGGCACCTACGGCTGCCATGGCAATGCCACTAACAGTGACCCGTACGATGCCATTTCCGGCGCCCACCATGGCAATGCCAGTGGCACCCTGACCACCGCAGACACGGTCGGCAACAGCTACCGTTTCCTTTATGGTGTAATGGGCATTGAGGACAGTGACTGGGAAAATACGGCCGACGACGCTGATCACAACCAGTATCATGGTATTCACCGCACCGATGATGTCTCGCCCGATTCAGCAACAATCAGCTACTTATGCTGCCAATGCCACGGGGACTTCCATGAAGCAGGGGCATCCGGCGGTTCACCCTGGACCCGCCACCCCACTGATTTTGACTTGAGTGAGGCCACCGGAACGGAATATGCCAGCTATAATGCTGACAACTCATACAGTATCATTGCCCCGGTTGCCAGTGACGTAACAACCGATGGCGAAGTTGAAGCAGTTGTTCTTGATGAATCGGGAGAATATGATGCCATCGTCACCTGCCTCTCCTGCCATCGCGCCCACGGTTCAGCCTATCCTGATCTGCTGCGCTGGGATTATTCTGCCATTGATGCAGGAGGAGGAGATGGTAATGTAGGCTGCTTCATCTGCCATACGACCAAAGACTAA
- a CDS encoding sigma-54-dependent Fis family transcriptional regulator, producing MPKKRRILIVDDEHLIRWSLSQPLLKAGYIVETAATGKEALVKKDEFNPHMILLDIKLPDMSGMDLLKQFKEEDEDLIVIMITAYAHVNSAVQAFQYGAEDYIGKPFNLEAVRHVVRQAFEKKLLQDEVNYFRRSIDKMTDQEALIGNSPVMIETFKIINRCAQTNDMTVLIMGESGTGKELVAKAIHAHSGRSEMPFVEVNCAAIPDSLLENELFGHEKGAYTDAGKRQKGVFEMAEGGTVFLDEIGDMPLPMQAKILKVIENKRYRRLGGGRDIEVDARIIAATNQDLEAMAADGRFRADLFYRLNVMSINLHPLRQRKSDIPHLIKHFMGIFNQAYGRSIESVDPRATEMLMNYEWPGNVRELRNTIERAIIIEDEKILRPEHLYIPQPRTPQPAPVPDYPQRPTLAPNVPPQSEGDDALQISLPANGVSLEEIEKRIIDLALKKHAGNQTKAARFLKVTRDTLRYRMKKFDLL from the coding sequence ATGCCGAAAAAGAGAAGAATTCTCATTGTTGATGATGAACATCTGATCCGCTGGTCGTTGTCGCAGCCTCTGCTGAAGGCCGGCTATATCGTTGAGACGGCGGCAACCGGCAAGGAGGCCTTGGTAAAGAAAGATGAATTCAATCCTCACATGATCCTCCTGGATATCAAGCTTCCCGATATGAGCGGCATGGACCTGCTCAAGCAGTTCAAGGAAGAGGATGAGGATCTGATTGTTATCATGATTACCGCCTATGCCCATGTTAATTCAGCTGTTCAGGCATTCCAGTACGGGGCGGAGGACTACATTGGCAAGCCGTTCAACCTGGAAGCGGTGCGGCATGTTGTCCGGCAGGCGTTTGAGAAAAAACTGCTGCAGGACGAGGTGAACTATTTTCGCCGTTCCATCGATAAGATGACCGACCAGGAGGCGCTGATCGGCAACAGCCCGGTGATGATTGAAACCTTCAAAATCATTAATCGCTGCGCCCAAACCAATGATATGACCGTTTTGATCATGGGGGAGAGCGGCACCGGCAAGGAGCTGGTGGCCAAAGCCATTCATGCCCATAGCGGCCGCTCGGAGATGCCTTTCGTCGAGGTAAACTGTGCTGCCATTCCTGATTCTTTGCTGGAGAATGAACTGTTTGGCCATGAAAAGGGGGCTTATACCGATGCGGGTAAACGTCAGAAGGGGGTTTTTGAAATGGCTGAGGGGGGGACGGTCTTCCTTGATGAAATTGGCGATATGCCGTTGCCCATGCAGGCAAAGATTCTGAAAGTTATTGAAAACAAGCGGTACCGGCGCCTGGGGGGCGGGCGGGATATCGAGGTTGACGCCCGGATTATTGCGGCCACCAACCAGGATCTGGAGGCCATGGCCGCTGATGGCAGGTTCAGGGCTGATCTGTTTTACCGTCTCAATGTGATGTCCATCAATCTGCACCCCTTGCGCCAGCGGAAATCCGATATCCCCCACCTGATTAAGCATTTCATGGGGATATTCAACCAGGCGTACGGCCGGAGTATTGAATCTGTCGATCCCCGGGCGACGGAGATGCTGATGAACTACGAATGGCCGGGCAACGTCCGGGAGCTGCGCAACACCATCGAGCGGGCGATTATCATTGAAGATGAAAAAATCCTCCGGCCGGAGCATCTCTATATTCCCCAGCCGCGAACGCCCCAGCCGGCACCGGTGCCGGACTACCCGCAGAGGCCGACGCTTGCACCCAATGTGCCCCCACAGTCCGAGGGTGACGATGCGCTGCAGATTTCTCTGCCTGCCAATGGCGTTTCGTTGGAGGAGATTGAAAAGAGAATCATTGATCTGGCCCTGAAAAAACACGCCGGCAATCAAACCAAGGCGGCCCGCTTCCTCAAGGTTACCAGGGATACCCTCCGCTACCGGATGAAAAAATTTGATTTGCTGTAG